The genomic region CATAACTTCAGTGGTACACGTCGTGTAGTCGAACGTCATCTGCGTGACGTCAGTACAGACGTCCCAGCTATCGGTGCCGTTGCATGTCAACGTGCCGTCCGACGACGTCACCGTGTAGTCCGCCACGTGCAGTAGACTGTCTGGACACGTGACTGCTGCGGTAGCCACATCATCTGCAGACGTAAAAATAATGATGGTTGAATTTAACGCTGTACTACGTTTTTACGAAGAGACAAaaccatgttgttgttttaatcgCACTATAAATGACTATGATTTatgcataataatattaattgcatttcaaaagcaatacataaaatatacagcatatttaaaacattacttttcaatGTAACATGCGTAAAAAACAACTTGTCTATATGTAAGTTAAAAGACGTTAGTTTTGAACAATGGTTACCTGTTTTAACGAGTACATGGTACTCGGAAACTGGTACGGTGAGGTCAGTGTCGCACACCTGGGAACTGTTGGAGAGGGTACCCTCCGTACTCAGCCTCATTCGCTCATATCGCACCTGTGGCTCCTGGACTGGAAATTTAGAAAGAACTGTACCATAAAACTGTTGTTGGTTTGTACTAATTTACGTGTGCTCGATTGTAAAGACAGCTGGAAGATCTGagtcactctcgagtccgtccCTTGTGAAAAAAACAGTACTTCGTCCTTAATGataggccatgagaaagtacgaATGgtcgggatcgaacccacatcctcttgggtgagaggcggatcgacaccactagaccacactcacccctaccgtttttattatacaatgttttAGATCTGTGACGTCGGATGACGGCGACATTTTGTGAGTACTAATTCGGATAAGCTACACTTACAATGCAGTTGTACACGGCATCTCTGACGCCGGTATGACATACGTATCCGTGCACGGACTCGATAAGTCAGAAAGATGGAGAAGTCTGCATTTTAACGGATCAAACACGCTTAGCGGACGGCCCATCCATGGTCGATAAAACAGACAGTAATATTGAACGAGCGGGGGCAATACTGAAGACTTGATCAATATATTGACGAAATAAAAgagcaaaatgaaataaagagcaGATAAATGATTGCATATATGTGGGCTAAAATGTATTATTCATCGGTTTTATTGAGTCAAAATAGTGTCAATTTTATTGATCGTAGTTTGGTCACTTATTTTACACCGAATTTTGGCGTCAAAGTATTTATAATTAAGGCTGAGGTAATCAAAACATTTACCGTGTTGCTGATAGTAGATGTATGAAGCGTCCGACAGGCGGGTGAGAGCGAGGCACACGTACCCGTACACGGATTTCGTGACGCCAGTTACCGTCACCCCAAACGTTGACGTCGTCCTGCAGAATGATCAAAATGAACATTGGTGGTGAGTCTACTTGTATTAGTTTATATTAGATATGTTGACCACGCTTAAGGAGTTAGGAGTCTCGTCAAAGTATcttttaagtatgtaaaaaaatgtgaaatattacGAGATTAATGAGAATAATGACAAATTCTGTAATATCTCTCATAGCAGTTACCTTAGCACGAGGTACGTATCGGTGACGTGATCGACGCACCGCCAGCTTCTGATCGCTGTCGATCCACCGAAAATGGTGAACGACCAGCCGGACATGGTGGTTCCTGTGAATGTTAACTCGCCTTTCGTGTTGTCGTACCACGCGCTGTTGCTGAACGGAGATTCGAATGTGCACTGCCCGTAAGCTGAAACGGTTAGGGATTGgaattgttttagaaaaattgCTTCACTCCTTTCCCCTTGCGCAACAAATACACCTTAAGGTATTCAGCCCACAATCCACAcggaaaaagaaaatgtaaacaaaatgaaaaagggCTCTTCGCGTTAGCTTtcagttaaacaataaaacaaaccgCTGATCCTCTCAAACCAATCTAAAATgaatttttggcattttttatattgagttttcttcttttacagcaaccaaaacaaattcaaatgatACAATTATTGTATGGGGTAACCATGCGTCACATATTATAGCAACTGATTAAGGGAAGATTAAATGAAagaagttatatttttttagtggAATAGCTGTATATATCATCATTCAGCGCAGTAGTTTAAAAGTCTGCGAACCGAACAAAAGAAAGTAGACATCTTAAAACCGTTGCATTCGCGTTCCGAGTGAAGTTAGACTGGCGCAAAGGCTGACATaagaaaacaatgtatttataccACAAACAGAATAAAAAACACATGACGTGATCGCCCGAGACAGAAGCAGATAACTTTACCACCCTGGTGCtggtaatatttgaaaaacGTTAGAAACGTAGCCATATATACAAACAGATACATAATACTAAAAGTGATCGATCTGATGTAAAAACAAACGTGAAGAAATCAATAAATGTACCCATAGAAATGATTTACCATTTTCACTCTGATATAAAATCCCCAAAAATACAATACTCCACAACACACCAAACCACGatcttttcattttaacaaaatttaaatgcttGCTTTCTATAGAAACACAATCGAATACAAAATAGTGATTGCCAAAACCAATCAAGTATATACTGCTATAGATTAAGTTTCACTTAAGACAATTGATATTATATTCGCTTGTTAAAGTGTGTTTACTAAAGGGATAATTGTGTTCaaagttgaatgaaataaaaacatttatcacaTTTACTTACTTTTGAAAACGATTTGGTGAAAAGGAATGTACGTattctttaatgaaattaaaaaattcTACCAATTTATTTTTCTCTCGATTCTAACGAATGCTGACCAGTGTATAAGCAACTCGTTCTGGTGTCCATTTATAAAggccatttttataaaaaaaaatgccccTGGTGGGCCTCGAGTCCTTGTTCCGGTACATGCTAGTGTACATGTGTCAACGCCGTCTTACTTCAAATGTATTGAGCCACACAGTGTATTGTAATCGTTGCTCAGgatatttatattcatgatGTTATGTATGTGCTCATATTTATTCATTCGTGCTCTTTTATTTCTTACTAATTAGTCATGATCTTAAAGGTACATGTATGACGAGAAACCGTTGTAGTTGAAGTCGAATATAAACTGACAATGAGCGCTTGTTTGATCGCCACGTTCGTTGCCGTGCCGTGGCTGATCGATATCTCGATTACATCGAGTATTAGAATTGGTATGGCCATAATAGTATACTCCCTGTGCAATGGTATAGCGTTGATTACGCTTCGTGTATTTTTCTCTTCTGGTGGGAAGGATTCAACGAAAGTTACGGTCTTGAGCGTTTTTTTCTTGTAGGTTTTGTGAATCGAGGCGAGGTCCTTCAAATTACTACTATAGCGACACTAAATTGTGAAAGGTCAGGATTTTTAAATACTGTCTTCGAAAAACTGCTAGAAATGGGGCCTATACATTGCCTACACCGACTTCAAAGCTAAAATACCCCTTAATGAAAGTTCACAACAGTTATGTATgtacgtgaagtaagcggcctgtgataatttgtgcatacaaacagttaatatatcattgttttagtagaaaaaccatgtatacatgctttgaaataggagaCCATTTTAAgccactaggccgctaggccgctaacttcactgCTTGGTCGACTTTTTgagaaaaatgttgataatcgcttaagatttatttgtgcataaaaacagataatgtatcattgttttagcAGAAAACGCATAcaaaaatgtctgaaatagaaaacaatttaagccgctgtgtttatgtatgaataaaaatcaTTGTCTATTATTGTTTTCCAAGAAAACGCGTGaacaatttctttgaaaatttggtagagaaaaaaatagataGAGAAAAACACACTGGTCATGTTCTTCACTcgaaaacattcaaatgtatcATTATCAACATGTGCCTAATATGTGTGTAATAAGAGTACACTGAACTTACGGCACGagcattttttgtataattaacgTACAATTAACATCATACATTTAGTGTCCCTCTCGGTCAGTTCAGTCAGCTAGGAGGCTGACACGGCACTTAACCTTGCCAAACCTCTGACTTGACCATCACTAACGGTCTTCAAGCAGCTCGTGGACGTTCGGAATGAAGGCATTGAATGACATTCTTTCTCTTTTCCACCTGTACAAGGTTCAGGGGTGACAGTTGTATAGTACGTGAGCTAAACGCAACTTAAGTACCTTAATTGGTCAAGGACGACCGAAAGTAAATAAGGAGTAATATGCTTtgtaatactagtatatatatatattatgttggTTGTTTTCTTTATGTAGTTTCCGTCCCTAATAAGCTCTGCGGAACGCATCAGCGATTAGataaaactagggatgcaaacgaatggcaaaattgatattcgaatattcggtaattctttcgatcgaatattcgaatattcgattaccgaaatacgtattttagaagatgtattaaatattattattattcgctaaagCAATAGCCGGGGCGTTTTTTACCCTACTTAATCGTACCCAGTACGCGCAACGGACCCTgatttccccaaatgagcctttgaaattctccattttcaggaagaaaaaggcaaaacattataaacaacaaattgaataattcaattccgctgccttttgtaaacaatgtgaaattagatggattcctagtcaaaCAGTGTTTTGCGCCtatggagggtctttccgtaggataatcagcctcgttctgagattgacctctaaattgactaaataaagatatggaaaccccaaaccaactcggttctagtaaaataattaaacgaaAACATAAGTGTATTGGACTCAGCTATTGTACAACAAgagaggaaatatatcctaaaatccatttcaaagcacgaaaattgtatcgaaacatggaaacagtttattcaaaaagcacatatatgcaacaacatctttgtagcacatggcattcatatcatcactTCCATTTGCGCTTTGTTGTACAGTAGTTGCAGCCAAGACAAtacattggtgttaaagccgatcCCTAGCTAGTTGTTGTAAAAGTAGGGGGACCTTTTATAGTACCCGGCGTTATGTACCTAAATGACACATGACGCGTGTctagtcatcacattcacacctctggcataaggggccaatcgttgtaaaaacaagacaaacgaactttataaacaacatcagCGTTGtaggcaaaatgtgttttattctctttattgaacttttttcgaatattcgaataccgattttgacattcgaataccaaacgtttgatcgaatattcgaatattcgtttgcatccctagatAAAACATTATCACATATTTGAGACCAACATAGTGTCATATAATATGTATTCTTACAACATTATGATGTCTTATTTATTCGGGCGATTTTACGCATTTTATATGGTTTCAAATTTACcccaaatatttgaaaaatgccGATACTGTTTCGCAATACACTATATGAAATGACATGTGCAATTATATGTGTTAAATTCTGAAATACGATCTAAGGTACCTATGAGGGATATGTTCAACTGACGGCTATATTCATTGTCAGTAATTTTGAATTATCAAAGTATTACCTTATATGTCGAGTCATGTTTGAAAGTGTAGCACGTGCTAGTTGTCTTCACATTGCACCATGATATGTAACTTAATGTGACAATAAAACATGCGAGAACATAATTGACATCTTTAATGAAATTCGATGTCGCTGGTACGCATGTGTGAAATTCTATCAGAAGATAAAATTATTGGGCATAATTGGGCATATCGCATAAGATCCATCTTCTCACATTCATTTTTCACAAcgcacgtttttttttaaaaaaacccacacatTATCGTGACAATAACAACGATCGAAGTATGAAGGCGGGTACTGTTACCTGTATACAGTGCAATAATATACTACGATATGAATGTCGTACATATAAAACACAAGAGACctccaaaaataataaatatttaatatcaagTATTCTGATTAAAACAGAAGAGAAAtgcaataataatatataacaataaataacagTATTGCACATAAACATCTAGGCAAATTCTCTgcacaaaaataaacatgagtTTTTAACTTTCCTGAGAATCTTATGTCGATTCTGTGTCTTTCTTTCTAAACATAGACTTGATtgtcttcaggaaacttggcgTCCGTCTCCTCTTGGGCGACACGGCCACCGTCATAGCTGATGAGAAAATCTCCTTTATCCCCACCCCTTCAAGGGCAGAGCACTCCAGGTATTGTTTCGCCCCACTTTTTCGAGCAAGAGATTTTGCCTTTCCATTTGGCACACACTGTACTTTGGTCTCATGTGCATTGTTACTAAGTTCTGATGAGGTCATTGACGTCTGCGTTGAAAAGGAGCTCGTGCAGTGAACAGACGATAATTTGGGGTCTGATTTTGATACTCTATGGTCACATTGTGTTCCTACTAATATGAATGGCGTGTCGGGGCGGTACTGTCGAAGTTCTGGgatccattttgttttaatgttttggaAGGAATCTTCGTCCGCTACCGAAAAGCAGACTATAAATACATCCGTGTCGTAATATGAGAGCGTTCGCAGGCGGTCGTAGGTTTCCTTGAAaacaaaagagaaaataaaataatcttcaattttatatatacaatacaacatggtcattttttacaataattttatgttaaatttgcCTCAAAGGTCACTTTATGTACAACTTAACGCCAAATAAACACAGACGACTTCATTGCCAGTCACAGTTTGTATGTGAAttttaatatcatcattttGATTCATCATCGACTAACCCACAAATTGTCGAAACATGATAGTTTTGTATACAGACGACGATACTGCATTTGTcacaaaagtgataaaaaagAAGTTCTGGAATGCAgattattataattacaaaaACTGTTTCCATCATTTATCATTCCGGTGATTAAACTTTAGACTAGGGTCTTGTGGCTTTAGAAAAGTGGGTGTAGCTATTCAAATGTCAAGATAAATATCAAGTACTTTTAAGGCGCATAGAAATATAGATCAGTTATGTTAATATGAATATCATATGCACTTTAGGTTGCGAATTTACTCCCTAGCATTCCTTTGATGCAAAACCAATTAAACAGTCGCATTTACTAAATGATGCGCAAATAAGATCGCCAACGCCCATGCTTGCAACCGTAGCAATGTACGTTatgattttaaaagcaaaatgttcACCGACTTGATATTTCGGAAATATAGATAACAACTAATTACCTGTCCGGCGGTGTCAATAATGCTCATGGTGTAGTTTTTCTCCCTCACTTTCATGTCCactggaaaacaaacatgtatagtTTGTAGATACTTTATGCATGGcgcatatgtatttgtttgctaacattattttaatggaCCTTAAAACATGCGTACTGTTCtattatgaaatcatttgtaaGCACATGTTCAACCTAGTTCGACTATTATGACATAAGCCTTGTTTGGCGAGATTTACCCTCGGGTACAAATGTTGGGGTTATAATTGCCATGTtagttttaaatgcaaaattgtCAAGTATATCAGTCTGCCTTCCTCTTAGGTTGCCATGGGTTCGATCACTGGAAGAGACACATTCTCATGGCCTCGTATAACGAATATCAGTACCGGTCCGAACGTCGGGATATGGCTGTTCATAATAGTATACTTGTGTTTTTCAAGGATAGGTTCAAACAGTAATTAGTAAAAACTATCTATTATCTACCATACATCTAGCCGTGTCAAAGCTGGGTGTCGCTCAAATAGAAAATTCAAAGATATGCCCGTACCTGTGTAGCAGTCAAAGCATGTGGGGATGTAGTCCATCATAATTCCGCCGGTGGTGTAGGAGAGCAGCATGCTGGTCTTCCCGACGGCGCCGTCCCCGACGATGACACACTTTACCTCCCTCTCCTTCCGCTTTGCACTTAGCAGATCCGGCATTCCCATTTTGGATGCTGGTGTGTGGGTTTGTCTGTAGGAGATGGGAGATACTTTTGTTAAAACTTACGATCGTATGGTTATGTAATAAGAAATCTTActggtatatattaataatCCGTACGGCCGGTAAGGCGGGTAAGCTTGATATGGTACAAATGTCgcacattttatttaagttcaatcgCAAAAAACCCACTCAGGAATCGAATTTGTTAAATTAAGTTATTAAGATTTAGTTTCATTTATGGCTgcatttatttctataaaagtaaaacaaacggtcctaacattaaacattaacacattttaatcCAACTTACGAAGCATTATCCATCTGCATGAAAAATATCTACAATATGCGCGGTATTAACTTAATTTAAACTTGTCCACAACTATGatgaatttaaaaacagatGTTTAATTAAGCTGCGCGCTAATTACCTATTTCCGGGTTTGAGTGTTTTGTTCTTGGCCTAACTAAAATCAGTACTATACCACTGTATTCGAGGTTTATGGTGCGATTCGCTTAAGCATAATAACAGCTGGTGAATACCATCTACCTATATATAGGTAGGTACAGGAAGTTAAAAATAGCTCATGTCTGAGTTAGTCGATAAGTAAAATTAGATATTATGATTATGGAACCATTGattaattcaataataaaatcaataaggaTATATACAGTATAGCTATATTTAGATCGCATATGGCTGAAAGTTTAAATATCGTCACCCAAAATGAGAAAACAACtaacaaaatgaaacacattttgaagTTATCTATCACATCATTTCAATGATTTGAGGTTTAAAGTGTTTCTTTCCGGACCATGTTATTAAAGAGTGCAGGAGATCAAGGATGTTGGATAAATATCGGTTCTAAGTTAGTTCAACACATTCAACTCATACATTCAATGTTCAACCTCTAATCACTATATAAATAATTTccttaaacaataattaattaaaaatattgaaaaagaactacacatgtattaaaaaagaaagtttacTTTAATCGCTCGTATGACAGGCAACTTCATGAAGTGCCATTCACGGTCCCTGGTTTGGCGGTTCTGTTTCATTATCTGACACCACAAGTTACCATACAAGCTATGAGCCCATCCCTGGGTCCAAGTTACCGTACAAGCAATGAGCCCATCCCTGGGTCCAAGTTACCATACAAGCTATGAGCCCATCCCTGGGTCCAAGTTACCATACAAGCAATGAGCCCATCCATGGGTCCAAGTTACCATACAAGCAATGAGCCCATCCCTGGGTCCAAGTAACCATACAAGCAATGGGCCCATCCCTGGGTCCAAGTTACCATACAAGCAATGGGCCCATCCCTGGGTCCAGGTAACCATACAAGCAATGAGCCCATCCATGGGTCCAAGTTACCATACAATCTATGAGCCCATCCCTGGGTCCAAATTACCATACAAGCTATGAGCCCATCCCTGGGTCCAAGTGACCATACAAGCAATGGGCCCATCCCTGGGTCCAAATTACCATACAAGCAATGAGCCCATCCCTGGGTCCAAGTGACCATTCAAGCAATGAGCCCATCCCTGGGTCCAAGTTACCATACAAGCAATGAGCACATCCCTGGGTCCAATTTACCATACAAGCTATGAGCCCATCCCTGGGTCCAAGTAACAATACAAGCTATGAGCCCATTCATGGGTCCAAGTGACCATACAAGCTATGAGCCCATCTCTGGGTCCAAGTGACCATACAAGCTATGAGCCCATTCCTGGGTCCAATTTACCATGCAAGCTATGAGCCCATCCCTGGGTCCAAGTTACTTTACAAGCAATGAGCCCATCCCTGGGTCCAAGTAACAATACAATCTATGAGCCCATCCCTGGGTCCAAGTTACCATACAAGCTATGAGCCCATCCCTGGGTCCAAGTTACCATACAAGCAATGGGCCCATCCCATACAAGCAATGAGCACATCCCTGGGTCCAATTTACCATACAAGCTATGAGCCCATCCCTGGGTTCAAGTTACCATACAAGCTATGAGCACATCCCTGGGTCCAAGTGACCATACAAGCTATGAGCCCATTCCTGGGTCCAAGTTACCATACAAGCAATGAGCACATCCCTGGGTCCAAGTTACCATACAAGCAATGAGCCCATCCCTGGGTCCAAGTTACCATACAAGCAATGAGCCCATCCCTGGGTCCAAGTGACCATACAAGCTATGAGCCCATTCCTGGGTCCAAGTTACCATACAAGCAATGAGCCCATCCCTGGGTCCAAGTTACCATACAAGCAATGGGCCCATCCCATGCAAGCTATGAGCCCATCCATGGGTCCAAGTTACCATACAAGCAATGAGCCCATCCCTGGGCCCAAGTGACCATACAAGCTATGAGCCCATTCATGGGTCCAAGTGACCATACAAGCTATGAGCCCATCTCTGGGTCCAAGTGACCATACAAGTTATGAGCCCATCCCTGGGTCCAATTTACCATGCAAGCTATGAGCCCATCCCTGGGTCCAAGTTACTTTACAAGCAATGAGCCCATCCCTGGGTCCAAGTAACAATACAATCTATGAGCCCATCCCTGGGTCCAAGTTACCATACAAGCTATGAGCCCATCCCTGGGTCCAAGTTACCATACAAGCAATGGGCCCATCCCATACAAGCAATGAGCCCATCCCTGGGTCCAATTTACCATACAAGCTATGAGCCCATCCCTGGGTTCAAGTTACCATACAAGCTATGAGCACATCCCTGGGTCCAAGTGACCATACAAGCTATGAGCCCATACCTGGGTCCAAGTTACCATACAAGCAATGAGCCCATCCCTGGGTCCAAGTTACCATACAAGCAATGAGCCCATCCCTGGGTCCAAGTTACCATACAAGCTATGAGCCCATTCCTGGGTCCATGTTACCATACAAGCAATGAGCCCATCCCTGGGTCCAAGTTACCATACAAGCAATGGGCCCATCCCATACAAGCTATGAGCCCATCCCTGGGTCCAAGTTACCATACAAGCAATGAGCCCATCCCTGGGCCCAAGTGACCATACAAGCTATGAGCCCATCCCTGTGTCCAAGTTATAAAACAAGCAATGAGCCCAGGGATGGGTCCAAGTTACCATACAAGCTATGAGCCCATCCCTGGGTCCAAGTTACCATACAAGCAATGGGCCCATCCCATACAAGCTATGAGCACATCCCTGGGTCCAAGTTACCATACAAGCAATGAGCCCATCCCTGGGTCCAAGCTACCATACAAGCTATGAGCCCATTCCTGGGTCAGGTTACCATACAAGCAATGAGCCCATCCCTGGGTCCAAGTGACCATACAAGCTATGAGCCCATTCCTGGGTCCAAGTTACCATACAAGCAATGAGCCCATCCCTGGGTCCAAGTGACCATTCAAGCAATGAGCCCATCCCTGGGTCCAAGTTACCATACAAGCAATGAGCACATCCCTGGGTCCAATTTACCATACAAGCTATGAGCCCATCCCTGGGTCCAAGTAACAATACAAGCTATGAGCCCATTCATGGGTCCAAGTGACCATACAAGCTATGAGCCCATCTCTGGGTCCAAGTGACCATACAAGTTATGAGCCCATCCCTGGGTCCAAGTTACCATGCAAGCTATGAGCCCATCCCTGGGTCCAAGTTACTTTACAAGCAATGAGCCCATCCCTGGGTCCAAGTAACAATACAATCTATGAGCCCATCCCTGGGTCCAAGTTACCATACAAGCTATGAGCCCATCCCTGGGTCCAAGTTACCATACAAGCAATGGGCCCATCCCATACAAGCAATGAGCACATCCCTGGGTCCAATTTACCATACAAGCTATGAGCCCATCCCTGGGTTCAAGTTACCATACAAGCTATGAGCACATC from Mya arenaria isolate MELC-2E11 chromosome 3, ASM2691426v1 harbors:
- the LOC128229037 gene encoding uncharacterized protein LOC128229037 isoform X1 — translated: MKRSWFGVLWSIVFLGILYQSENAYGQCTFESPFSNSAWYDNTKGELTFTGTTMSGWSFTIFGGSTAIRSWRCVDHVTDTYLVLRTTSTFGVTVTGVTKSVYGYVCLALTRLSDASYIYYQQHVQEPQVRYERMRLSTEGTLSNSSQVCDTDLTVPVSEYHVLVKTDDVATAAVTCPDSLLHVADYTVTSSDGTLTCNGTDSWDVCTDVTQMTFDYTTCTTEVMFSAGGVLTCVATVTSGGYDYITVYNQDTAITSSTNRFACISTSGRWSSVAPGNCTAFQTPTTLPLAADQTTFVGHLIYVDTYFRKTQHISQISPTNQSD
- the LOC128228518 gene encoding cell division control protein 42 homolog isoform X1, translated to MQMDNASQTHTPASKMGMPDLLSAKRKEREVKCVIVGDGAVGKTSMLLSYTTGGIMMDYIPTCFDCYTVDMKVREKNYTMSIIDTAGQETYDRLRTLSYYDTDVFIVCFSVADEDSFQNIKTKWIPELRQYRPDTPFILVGTQCDHRVSKSDPKLSSVHCTSSFSTQTSMTSSELSNNAHETKVQCVPNGKAKSLARKSGAKQYLECSALEGVGIKEIFSSAMTVAVSPKRRRTPSFLKTIKSMFRKKDTEST
- the LOC128228518 gene encoding cell division control protein 42 homolog isoform X2, with the protein product MGMPDLLSAKRKEREVKCVIVGDGAVGKTSMLLSYTTGGIMMDYIPTCFDCYTVDMKVREKNYTMSIIDTAGQETYDRLRTLSYYDTDVFIVCFSVADEDSFQNIKTKWIPELRQYRPDTPFILVGTQCDHRVSKSDPKLSSVHCTSSFSTQTSMTSSELSNNAHETKVQCVPNGKAKSLARKSGAKQYLECSALEGVGIKEIFSSAMTVAVSPKRRRTPSFLKTIKSMFRKKDTEST
- the LOC128229037 gene encoding uncharacterized protein LOC128229037 isoform X2 — translated: MKRSWFGVLWSIVFLGILYQSENAYGQCTFESPFSNSAWYDNTKGELTFTGTTMSGWSFTIFGGSTAIRSWRCVDHVTDTYLVLRTTSTFGVTVTGVTKSVYGYVCLALTRLSDASYIYYQQHVQEPQVRYERMRLSTEGTLSNSSQVCDTDLTVPVSEYHVLVKTDDVATAAVTCPDSLLHVADYTVTSSDGTLTCNGTDSWDVCTDVTQMTFDYTTCTTEVMFSAGGVLTCVATVTSGGYDYITVYNQDTAITSSTNRFACISTSGRWSSVAPGNCTAFQTPTTLPLAADQTTFVGHLIYVDTYFQTCGKWF